One window of Haemorhous mexicanus isolate bHaeMex1 chromosome 16, bHaeMex1.pri, whole genome shotgun sequence genomic DNA carries:
- the LOC132334793 gene encoding LOW QUALITY PROTEIN: lanosterol synthase-like (The sequence of the model RefSeq protein was modified relative to this genomic sequence to represent the inferred CDS: inserted 1 base in 1 codon) codes for MRNSDGGFATYETRRGGHLLELLNPSEVFGDIMIDYTYVECTSAVMQALRHFQSQFPEHRAMEIRETLQKGLDFCRKKQRADGSWEGSWGVCFTCGTWFGLEAFASMQHTYHDGTVCQEVAQACQFLISXADGGWGDDFESCELCTYVQSAESQIHNTCWALLGLMAVRYPDISVLERGIKVLMDKQLPNGDWPQENIAGVFNKSCAISYTVYRNIFPIWTLGRFCRLHPNSPLAGQLPARARASPSAGAGQEEQGALST; via the exons ATGAGGAACTCTGATGGAGGCTTTGCCACTTATGAAACCAGGCGAGGAGGCCACTTACTGGAGCTGCTGAACCCCTCAGAGGTGTTTG GTGACATCATGATTGACTACACATACGTGGAATGCACATCAGCTGTCATGCAGGCACTGAGACACTTCCAGAGCCAGTTCCCTGAGCACCGAGCCATGGAGATCAG GGAGACTCTGCAGAAGGGCCTGGATTTCTGTCGCAAGAAGCAGCGAGCGGATGGGTCCTGGGAAGG GAGCTGGGGGGTTTGTTTCACCTGCGGCACCTGGTTTGGTCTGGAGGCGTTTGCCAGCATGCAGCACACATACCACGACGG gactgtCTGCCAAGAAGTGGCCCAGGCCTGCCAGTTCCTGATCT AAGCAGATGGCGGGTGGGGAGATGATTTCGAGTCCTGTGAGCTGTGCACATACGTGCAGAGTGCCGAGTCACAGATCCACAACACCTGttgggccctgctggggctcatgGCTGTCAG GTACCCTGACATCAGTGTGCTGGAAAGGGGCATTAAAGTGTTGATGGATAAGCAGCTGCCCAACGGGGACTGGCCTCAG GAGAACATTGCTGGGGTGTTCAACAAGTCGTGTGCCATCAGTTACACCGTGTACCGCAACATCTTCCCCATCTGGACGCTGGGGCGGTTCTGCCGGCTGCATCCCAACAGCcccctggctgggcagctgccagccagagccagagccagcccctcggctggggcagggcaggaggagcagggagccctgTCTACTTGA